A single window of Pseudomonas lutea DNA harbors:
- a CDS encoding ANTAR domain-containing response regulator, with protein sequence MLRILLINDTPKKVGRLKAALTEAGFEVIDESGLIIDLPARVQAVRPDVILIDTESPGRDVLEQVVLVTRDLPRPIVMFTDEHDPGVMRQAIKSGVSAYIVEGIHAQRLQPILDVAMARFESDQDLRAQLHARDQQLAERKRIETAKGLLMKMKQCNEEEAYTLMRRQAMSRQQKLIQVAEQIIAMSELLG encoded by the coding sequence ATGCTGCGAATCCTGCTGATCAACGACACCCCTAAAAAAGTCGGTCGCCTCAAGGCTGCGCTGACCGAAGCCGGTTTCGAGGTGATCGACGAATCCGGCCTCATCATCGATCTGCCGGCGCGCGTCCAGGCCGTGCGCCCCGACGTGATTCTCATCGACACCGAATCCCCTGGCCGGGACGTTCTGGAACAAGTGGTGCTGGTGACCCGCGACCTGCCGCGCCCGATCGTGATGTTTACTGACGAGCACGATCCCGGCGTGATGCGCCAGGCGATCAAGTCGGGGGTCAGTGCCTACATCGTTGAGGGCATCCACGCTCAGCGTCTGCAGCCGATTCTCGATGTGGCGATGGCGCGCTTCGAAAGCGACCAGGACCTGCGTGCGCAACTGCACGCCCGTGACCAGCAACTGGCCGAACGCAAACGCATCGAGACCGCCAAGGGCCTGCTGATGAAGATGAAGCAGTGCAACGAGGAGGAGGCCTACACGCTGATGCGACGCCAGGCCATGAGCCGGCAGCAGAAGCTGATTCAGGTGGCCGAACAGATCATTGCCATGAGCGAGCTGTTGGGTTGA
- a CDS encoding quinone-dependent dihydroorotate dehydrogenase, with protein sequence MYNLARQLLFKLSPEASHDLSIDLIGAGGRLGLNGLFNKAPMQLPVTVMGLRFPNPVGLAAGLDKNGAAIDGFAQLGFGFVEIGTVTPRPQPGNPKPRIFRLPHAEAIINRMGFNNLGVDNLVSRVQAAQYNGVLGINIGKNADTPVERAVDDYLICLDKVYDHASYITVNVSSPNTPGLRSLQFGDSLKQLLQALRSRQEALTHIHGKRVPLAIKIAPDMTDEETVLVASALLESGMDAVIATNTTLSRQGVEGLPHGDETGGLSGAPVREQSTHIVKVLAGELSGRMPIIAAGGITEGRHAAEKIAAGASLVQIYSGFIYKGPALIRESVDAIASMSRQAV encoded by the coding sequence ATGTATAATCTGGCCCGCCAGTTACTGTTCAAACTTTCCCCGGAAGCGTCCCACGATCTGTCCATCGATCTGATTGGAGCCGGTGGGCGCCTGGGCCTTAATGGCCTGTTCAACAAGGCACCGATGCAGCTGCCGGTGACCGTCATGGGCCTGCGCTTCCCCAACCCGGTCGGGCTGGCGGCGGGGCTGGACAAGAACGGCGCGGCCATCGACGGTTTTGCCCAGCTGGGCTTCGGTTTCGTCGAAATCGGCACCGTCACGCCGCGCCCGCAACCGGGCAATCCGAAGCCGCGCATTTTCCGCCTGCCCCACGCCGAGGCCATCATCAACCGCATGGGCTTCAACAATCTGGGCGTCGACAATCTGGTCAGCCGTGTGCAGGCCGCGCAGTACAACGGCGTGCTGGGCATCAACATCGGGAAGAATGCCGACACGCCGGTCGAGCGGGCAGTCGATGACTACCTTATCTGTCTGGACAAGGTCTACGACCACGCCAGCTACATCACCGTCAACGTCAGTTCGCCGAACACGCCCGGGCTGCGCAGCCTGCAGTTCGGCGATTCACTCAAGCAGTTGCTCCAGGCCTTGCGTTCGCGCCAGGAAGCCCTGACCCACATTCACGGCAAGCGTGTGCCGCTGGCGATCAAGATCGCCCCCGACATGACCGATGAGGAAACCGTGCTGGTTGCCAGCGCGCTGCTGGAGTCGGGAATGGATGCCGTGATTGCAACCAACACCACCCTCAGCCGTCAGGGCGTCGAAGGGTTGCCCCACGGCGACGAAACTGGCGGGCTCTCGGGCGCTCCGGTGCGCGAGCAGAGCACGCATATCGTCAAAGTGCTGGCTGGTGAGTTGAGCGGGCGGATGCCGATCATCGCCGCCGGCGGCATCACCGAAGGCAGGCACGCCGCCGAGAAGATCGCGGCCGGAGCGAGCTTGGTGCAGATCTATTCAGGTTTTATTTACAAGGGCCCGGCGCTGATTCGCGAATCGGTGGACGCCATCGCATCGATGAGCCGTCAAGCGGTGTGA
- a CDS encoding CmpA/NrtA family ABC transporter substrate-binding protein encodes MNDTINPSQVWINGSDAPELASVDLGFMALTDSASLVVAATQGFAQPYGLHINLHRQTSWANLRDKLVSGELHAAHSLYGLVYAVQLGLAGPATDMAVLMGLNQNGQSINLSRSLQDAGVTTPEALDRHTHQSDSKLTFAQTFPTGNHALWLYYWLASQGIHPLRDVNSVVVPPPQMVEHLQAGRIDGFCVGEPWGASAVQQKLGFTLATSQAIWPDHPEKVLACSLEFVRQYPNTARALVMAVLQASRFIEANPDNRRSTAQLLSAADYVNAPVGAIESRLLGEYDDGLGNQWSDHHAIRFHRNGEVNMPWLSDGMWFMTQFRRWGLLRQDPDYLGVARSVQQLGLYRQAAEALDIAVPASPMRSSQLIDGKVWDGSDPARYARSFKLHALADAALVSTDH; translated from the coding sequence ATGAATGACACGATTAACCCTTCGCAGGTCTGGATCAACGGCAGCGACGCCCCCGAACTGGCCAGCGTCGACCTCGGCTTCATGGCCCTCACCGACAGCGCCTCGCTGGTCGTCGCCGCCACCCAGGGCTTTGCCCAGCCGTACGGGCTGCACATCAACCTGCACCGGCAGACGTCGTGGGCAAATCTGCGCGACAAGTTGGTCAGCGGCGAGCTGCACGCTGCCCACAGCCTCTACGGCCTGGTCTACGCCGTTCAATTGGGTCTGGCCGGCCCCGCAACAGACATGGCCGTCCTCATGGGCCTGAATCAGAACGGTCAGAGCATCAACCTGTCGCGCTCGCTGCAGGACGCCGGCGTGACCACTCCTGAGGCACTTGATCGGCATACGCACCAAAGCGACTCAAAACTGACGTTCGCGCAAACATTCCCCACCGGCAATCACGCGCTGTGGCTTTATTACTGGCTCGCGAGCCAGGGCATTCACCCGCTGCGCGACGTCAACAGCGTGGTCGTGCCGCCGCCGCAAATGGTCGAGCATCTGCAGGCCGGGCGCATCGATGGCTTTTGCGTCGGTGAGCCGTGGGGCGCCAGCGCGGTGCAACAGAAGCTGGGCTTCACACTGGCGACGTCTCAGGCCATCTGGCCGGACCACCCGGAAAAGGTCCTGGCGTGCAGTCTCGAATTTGTCCGCCAGTATCCAAACACCGCGCGGGCACTGGTGATGGCGGTACTGCAAGCCAGCCGCTTCATTGAGGCAAATCCGGATAACCGGCGCAGCACCGCGCAATTGCTCAGCGCCGCCGACTACGTCAATGCGCCGGTTGGCGCGATCGAATCCAGGTTGCTCGGCGAGTACGACGACGGGCTCGGCAACCAGTGGTCCGATCACCATGCCATCCGCTTCCATCGCAACGGCGAGGTCAACATGCCGTGGCTGTCGGACGGCATGTGGTTCATGACCCAGTTTCGCCGCTGGGGCTTGCTGCGCCAGGACCCGGATTATCTCGGCGTGGCTCGCAGCGTCCAGCAGTTGGGGTTGTACCGTCAGGCCGCCGAAGCGCTGGACATCGCCGTCCCCGCATCGCCAATGCGCAGCAGTCAGTTGATCGACGGAAAGGTCTGGGATGGCAGCGACCCCGCCCGGTACGCGCGCAGTTTCAAACTGCATGCCCTCGCCGATGCCGCCCTCGTTAGCACTGATCACTGA